The segment CCCTGCCTGCTGATCCAGCGTGGTGACGAAAGCGCCACGAATTGCTGCCTGAAGAATCAGGGTGTCGCCATCGCGGAAACTTTTGACGGTCATTAAATCAGGCTTTCAACCTGCGCGGATGCCAACAGCTGCCGCGTATATTCCTGCTGTGGCGCATCAAATAGCGCATCACATTCACCTTGCTCCACCACCTCTCCCTGGCGCAGCACAATCAGCTGATGGCACAGGGCGCGCACCACCTGCAAATCGTGGCTGATAAACAGATAAGCCAGCTGATGTTGTTGCTGTAAACGACGTAGCAGGCTAAGTATCTGTTTTTGCACCGAGCGATCGAGCGATGAGGTCGGCTCATCCAACACCATCAGTTGTGGCTCAAGAATTAACGCCCGCGCGATAGCAATGCGCTGACGCTGGCCGCCGGAAAATTCAGCCGGATAGCGTGTACGGCTTGCCGCATCCAGTCCGACTTCCTCCATTACCGCTATCACTTTGGCTTCCTGCTCGGCGGCGCTGAGAGAGGGGCGATGTACTGCCAGGCCTTCGGCGATAATCTGCTGCACCGTCATCCGTGGGTTAAGTGACGAGTTAGGATCCTGAAACACCACCTGAATTTTTTCCCGCAGCGGTAACAACTGCTTCGCTGACAACTGATGCAACGGTTGATTATCGAACCAGATTTCCCCACGCGCCGCAATCAGGCGCAGCAGTGCCAGCCCGGTGGTGCTTTTGCCGGAGCCGGACTCACCCACCAGGCCAAGACTTTCGCCGCGCCGCAAGGTAAAACTCAGATCCTGCACCGCCGTTTTCTCCGCCACGGTACGTTTTAGCAGGCCACGGCGCACCGGAAAGCCGACATGCAGATTCTTTACCTGCAACAGCGGGAGAGTGTCGCTGAGAGGGGCGGGCCTGCCATCTGGCTCCTCTGCCAGCAATTCTCGGGTATAGGCGTGCTGTGGCTGGCTGAACAGCGCAGCGCAACGGTTATGTTCGACTTCCCGGCCATTACGCATCACGGTGACGCTATGTGCCAGCTGACGCACAATGTTGAGGTTGTGGGTGATAAACAGCATCCCCATATTCAACTCGCGTTGCAACTCGCGCAGCAGTTGCAGGATCTGCGCCTGTACCGTGACATCCAGTGCGGTGGTTGGCTCATCGGCAATCAGCAATTTTGGTTGAGTCAGCAGCGCCATCGCAATCATGACGCGCTGGCGTTCACCGCCGGAGAGTTGATGAGGGAAATCCTGCAAACGCGTTGCGGCCTGGCGGATGCCAACACGATCAAGGCAGCTAAGGATCTCCGCCCGTGCCGCTTCACGCCGCATCCCCCGATGCAGCGACAGCACCTCATACAACTGCTTTTCTACGCTGTGCAGCGGATTGAGCGATACCATTGGCTCCTGGAAAATCATCGCCATCTGGTTGCCGCGCAAGCCACGCAACGTGCGTTCGTTGGCCTGCAACAGGTTCAGCCCATTAAACAGAATCTCGCCTTGTGGATAGCTGACCGGCGGCTGCGGCAGCAAGCGCATAATCGACAGCGCGGTGACACTTTTCCCAGAACCGGATTCGCCGACCAGCGCCAGGGTTTCACCCGCATCAATGCGCAGCGAAATATCCTCCACCACGGTGCGTTGTTGAAACGCAACAGCGAGGTGATTGACGGTCAGTAAGTTGCTCATTTAGCTCCCCCGGCTTGGATCAAAGGCATCGCGTACCGCTTCACCAATAAAAATCAGCAGCGACAGCAAAATGGCCAACGCAAAAAAGCCCGATAACCCGAGCCACGGCGCCTGCAAATTATTCTTACCCTGCAACAGCAACTCGCCCAGCGACGGTGAACCCACTGGCAGACCAAAGCCAAGGAAATCGAGTGAGGTCAGCGTGGTGATCGACCCGCACAGAATAAAGGGCAAAAAGGTTAAGGTGGCGACCATCGCGTTAGGTAGCATATGGCGCAACATAATGCGGCTGTCACTGACGCCCAGCGCGCGTGCTGCACGAATATAGTCAAAGTTGCGGGTGCGTAGAAATTCTGCCCGGACCACGCTGACCAGACTCATCCAGCCAAACACCACCGTCACCAGCAACAGCCACCAGAAACCCGGCTGAATGACGCTGGAAAGTAAGATTAATAAAAACAACGATGGCATGCCGGACCACACTTCAATCAGGCGCTGCCCGACTAAATCGACGCGTCCGCCGAAATACCCCTGCACCGCGCCGACCACGATGCCAATCACGCTGGAGAACAGCGTCAGCAGCAGACCAAACAGCAACGAAATCCGCGTGCCATACAACAGGCGGGCCAACACATCGCCGCCGTTAGCATCGGTGCCGAGCCAGTTCTGCGTCGACGGAGGAGAAGGGAAGGGGACATTGGTTGCAAAGTTGATGGTGCTGTCACTGAAACGAATCGGTGCCCAAATGGCCCAGCCTTGTTGAGCAAGGCGTTGTTTCAGCCACGGGTCCTGATAATCCGCCGGGGTCGAAAAATCCCCGCCATAATCGCTTTCGCTGTAGTTAAACAGCAGCGGAACATACCAGCGCTGCTGATAATGCACCAGCAACGGTTTATCGTTAGCCAGTAACTCGGCACCCAGCGACAGCAGGAAAATAATCAGGAAAATCCACAGCGACCAGTAACCCCGTCGATTGTGGCGAAAACGCTGCCAGCGCTGCTGGTTTAATGGGGACAAGCGCATCAGCGACCCTCAAAATCAATGCGTGGATCGACCAGGGTGTAGGTCAAATCACTGAGAATATTCATCAGCAGGCCAATCAGCGTGAAAATATACAACGTGCCAAACATCACCGGATAATCACGTTGGATGGTGGCATCGTAGCCCAACAGGCCAAGGCCATTAAGGGAGAACATCACCTCAATCAGCACCGAACTGGTGAAGAACATGCTGATGAACGTGGCGGGAAAACCAGCAATGACCAACAGCATGGCGTTGCGGAACACATGGCCATACAGGATGCGTTTTTCATCAAGGCCCTTCGCGCGTGCGGTCACTACATATTGTTTGCGGATTTCATCGAGAAAAGAGTTTTTGGTCAGCATGGTCAGGGTGGCAAAACCGCCAATCACCGTCGCCAGCACCGGCAGCGTAATATGCCACAGGTAATCGGTAATTTTGCCGTACCACGGCAGGCTGTCGAATTGGGGTGATGTCAGGCCGCGCAGTGGGAACCAGTCGAGATAGCTGCCCCCGGCAAATAACACAATTAAAATCACGCCGAACAGAAACGCCGGAATCGAGTAACCAATAATGATAAAGCTGCTGCTCCAGATATCAAAAGCGCTGCCGTTACGGACCGCTTTCTTGATACCGAGCGGAATGGACACCAGATAAATAATTAACGTGCTCCATAACCCAAGGCTGATGGAGACCGGCAAACTTTCTTTGATTAACTGGAGCACCGACGAACTGCGGAACAGGCTGTCGCCAAAATCGAAGCGCACGTAATTCCACAGCATCTCCACATAGCGTTGCCACATCGGCTTATCGAAGCCGTAGCGCTTTTTGATCTCGGCAATCACTTCAGGGTCAAGGCCGCGTGCGCCGCGATACTGACTATCGCCGGGATTATCACGGCTTAGCGCACCACGCGCTCCGCCACTGTCGCCAGCTGGCGCGCCGGGTATCCCACTACTGTGACCAAACTGAATATTCGCCAGCGCCTGATCCACAGGCCCACCCGGTGCGATTTGGACGATAAAAAAGTTGAGCGTGATAATGGCCCACAAGGTGGGGATGATCAGCAGTAATCTGCGCAGGAAATAAGCACCCAAACCGCACTCCTCAGCGTCGATCGGCCGGCAAACGCGCGGCTTTGTTCACATCGTACCACCAGTTTTCCAGCCCGGTGGCGAAGGCGGGCTTGATTTCGGGGTGCGAGAATTTATTCCAGTATGCCAGCCGTTGTTCGGCGTTGTACCACATCGGGATCATATAGGCGCGCCACAGCAGGATGCGATCCAGCGCCTGAC is part of the Pantoea phytobeneficialis genome and harbors:
- a CDS encoding microcin C ABC transporter permease YejB; protein product: MGAYFLRRLLLIIPTLWAIITLNFFIVQIAPGGPVDQALANIQFGHSSGIPGAPAGDSGGARGALSRDNPGDSQYRGARGLDPEVIAEIKKRYGFDKPMWQRYVEMLWNYVRFDFGDSLFRSSSVLQLIKESLPVSISLGLWSTLIIYLVSIPLGIKKAVRNGSAFDIWSSSFIIIGYSIPAFLFGVILIVLFAGGSYLDWFPLRGLTSPQFDSLPWYGKITDYLWHITLPVLATVIGGFATLTMLTKNSFLDEIRKQYVVTARAKGLDEKRILYGHVFRNAMLLVIAGFPATFISMFFTSSVLIEVMFSLNGLGLLGYDATIQRDYPVMFGTLYIFTLIGLLMNILSDLTYTLVDPRIDFEGR
- the yejF gene encoding microcin C ABC transporter ATP-binding protein YejF, which translates into the protein MSNLLTVNHLAVAFQQRTVVEDISLRIDAGETLALVGESGSGKSVTALSIMRLLPQPPVSYPQGEILFNGLNLLQANERTLRGLRGNQMAMIFQEPMVSLNPLHSVEKQLYEVLSLHRGMRREAARAEILSCLDRVGIRQAATRLQDFPHQLSGGERQRVMIAMALLTQPKLLIADEPTTALDVTVQAQILQLLRELQRELNMGMLFITHNLNIVRQLAHSVTVMRNGREVEHNRCAALFSQPQHAYTRELLAEEPDGRPAPLSDTLPLLQVKNLHVGFPVRRGLLKRTVAEKTAVQDLSFTLRRGESLGLVGESGSGKSTTGLALLRLIAARGEIWFDNQPLHQLSAKQLLPLREKIQVVFQDPNSSLNPRMTVQQIIAEGLAVHRPSLSAAEQEAKVIAVMEEVGLDAASRTRYPAEFSGGQRQRIAIARALILEPQLMVLDEPTSSLDRSVQKQILSLLRRLQQQHQLAYLFISHDLQVVRALCHQLIVLRQGEVVEQGECDALFDAPQQEYTRQLLASAQVESLI
- a CDS encoding ABC transporter permease, giving the protein MRLSPLNQQRWQRFRHNRRGYWSLWIFLIIFLLSLGAELLANDKPLLVHYQQRWYVPLLFNYSESDYGGDFSTPADYQDPWLKQRLAQQGWAIWAPIRFSDSTINFATNVPFPSPPSTQNWLGTDANGGDVLARLLYGTRISLLFGLLLTLFSSVIGIVVGAVQGYFGGRVDLVGQRLIEVWSGMPSLFLLILLSSVIQPGFWWLLLVTVVFGWMSLVSVVRAEFLRTRNFDYIRAARALGVSDSRIMLRHMLPNAMVATLTFLPFILCGSITTLTSLDFLGFGLPVGSPSLGELLLQGKNNLQAPWLGLSGFFALAILLSLLIFIGEAVRDAFDPSRGS